Proteins from one Coffea arabica cultivar ET-39 chromosome 8c, Coffea Arabica ET-39 HiFi, whole genome shotgun sequence genomic window:
- the LOC113727297 gene encoding protein LNK2-like isoform X12 translates to MTQMKIFLQWNLVWTHGLISRYQSPLDDSEQGDFVDYGWASVGSFEDLERIFSNEDPIFGRGSLVNADELWSSSKDVTSSPEKSIPMSGDSPRLGLGSLRSTSEQFDVQGEYLSDQNQCFTPGHEKINFLTSNVPQNVKSCAGNIGYTGSSNNISMKEKTAFEMSGSKPVYNLQLDSGNFAVANECMVKLFSCMQGNKQKKLRGWKKSAEKSEGRHLQNLQGWTQTGNQFLQFDAPYAPNMGQSSSSLVFSQQTQFQGSESSHYKHLSSPLLTSFIHGTMAKQYTAMPVLSQFHSGEVSQQPAISSYVVPGHLNPSTEPSVKSLTMTPQEKIEKLRRRQQMRAMLAIQKQQQQFGNQMSSTEYSAMEGENIEAEENLSTVASLEPNSPIEQDDSNTACVPHDDCSVQDSILYQLQDIVAKLDMRIRLCIRDSLFRLAQSASQRQNASDTSSNNKSNRDEVLSKEEINTHNRFLKASEAETETNPIDRTVAHLLFHRPLELTGKIVGTPEPNLSAKILHYDRQASSSMSLQTNNLPQRLENKQILSHEESEVPCLFRKENQLETSENTLTARAAETGIMKVEPSQ, encoded by the exons CAATGAAGATCCGATATTTGGACGTGGAAGCCTCGTTAATGCAGATGAGCTATGGTCATCTTCCAAAGATGTCACCAGCAGCCCTGAGAAGTCAATTCCCATGTCAGGTGACTCTCCACGTCTGGGGCTAGGCTCACTAAGGAGCACGTCagagcaatttgatgttcaagGAGAGTACCTGTCAGATCAAAACCAGTGCTTTACTCCAGGACATGAGAAAATAAACTTCCTGACATCCAATGTCCCGCAGAATGTGAAGTCTTGTGCAGGAAATATAGGATACACCGGAAGTAGCAATAATATCTCAATGAAGGAGAAG ACAGCTTTTGAGATGAGTGGAAGTAAGCCAGTATATAACTTGCAGCTTGATTCAGGAAATTTTGCAGTCGCTAACGAGTGTATGGTCAAG TTGTTTTCTTGTATGCAGGGGAATAAGCAAAAGAAGTTGAGAGGCTGGAAAAAATCAGCAGAAAAAAGTGAAGGCAGGCATTTGCAGAATTTACAAGGATGGACTCAAACTGGAAACCAGTTTCTTCAATTTGATGCCCCATATGCACCAAATATGGGTCAATCTAGCTCATCTTTGGTGTTCAGTCAGCAGACACAATTTCAAGGATCAGAGTCTTCACATTACAAGCATCTCTCTAGTCCACTTTTGACTTCTTTCATTCATGGTACTATGGCAAAGCAGTATACCGCTATGCCAGTTTTGTCGCAATTTCATTCTGGAGAAGTTAGCCAGCAGCCTGCCATTTCCAGCTATGTGGTTCCTGGGCACTTGAATCCTTCTACTGAACCTTCTGTTAAGTCTTTGACAATGACTCCTCAGGAGAagattgagaaattaaggaggCGACAGCAAATGAGAGCAATGCTTGCAATTCAGAAACAACAGCAGCAGTTTGGCAATCAAATGTCATCTACTGAATATTCAGCTATGGAAGGAGAAAATATTGAAGCAGAGGAAAACCTTTCAACAGTTGCGTCTCTTGAGCCAAATTCACCCATAGAACAAGATGATTCCAATACCGCATGTGTGCCGCATGATGATTGCTCAGTCCAGGATTCAATACTATATCAACTTCAGGATATTGTAGCAAAG TTGGACATGAGGATAAGACTTTGCATTAGGGATAGTCTGTTTCGACTAGCTCAGAGTGCTAGTCAAAGGCAGAATGCCAGTGATACAAGCAGTAACAATAAGAGCAACAGAGATGAAGTTCTCAGCAAAGAAGAAATTAACACTCATAACAG GTTTCTGAAGGCATCTGAAGCAGAGACAGAAACCAACCCAATCGACCGCACTGTGGCTCATCTGCTGTTCCATAGGCCTTTAGAGCTCACAGGAAAGATTGTTGGGACACCTGAACCAAACTTATCAGCTAAGATCCTCCACTATGACAGGCAAGCATCTAGCTCAATGAGCTTGCAAACTAACAATTTGCCTCAAAGATTAGAGAACAAGCAAATTCTATCCCATGAGGAATCAGAGGTTCCTTGCCTATTTCGTAAAGAGAATCAGTTGGAAACATCTGAAAATACATTAACCGCCAGAGCTGCAGAAACTGGAATAATGAAAGTCGAGCCCTCCCAGTGA